The Spartinivicinus poritis DNA window TCCCATGGAGTGAAAAGTCATGGTTATCACACTACCCAAAAAGCTCGTAAACGCTATCACTGCCAGAGCTGTAAAAAGCGATTTGATGACTTAACATTCACTGTATTTGCAGGACATCATCAGCCATTAAAAGTCTGGATACTCTGCTTGTATTTTATGGGCCTCAACTTATCCAACCGACAAATTGCCCATGAACTTGATTTAAATAAAGATGATGCACAATACATGACCAGTCAGCTGCGCGAAAGTATTTTTGCTAGCCTACCCATTGAGCAATTAAGTGGTGAAGTAGAAGCCGATGAAGTGTATGTAGTTGCTGGTCATAAAGGTCAGCCAGAAGCAGTAAAAAAAAGGACGAAAAGGCCGGCGTAATCGACTGAAAGGAGCAAGAGGACGAGGAACCTTAGAAAAAGAAAAACCACCGATTTTAGGGCTAGTTGAGCGTGGAGGACAGTTGATTATTCGCATGTTGGAGAACGTAAAGCAGAAAACCATAGCTCCTATTATCAAGCAAGTTATTAGTCCAGACACATTAATTTATACTGATGAATACAACATTTATGGTAGATTGCCAACCTGGGGTTATCAGCATAAAACC harbors:
- a CDS encoding IS1595 family transposase, giving the protein MINIKQLVSDEYCYQLIRQRRWPEGVCCPYCQSHGVKSHGYHTTQKARKRYHCQSCKKRFDDLTFTVFAGHHQPLKVWILCLYFMGLNLSNRQIAHELDLNKDDAQYMTSQLRESIFASLPIEQLSGEVEADEVYVVAGHKGQPEAVKKRTKRPA